One Verrucomicrobiia bacterium genomic window carries:
- the gnd gene encoding decarboxylating NADP(+)-dependent phosphogluconate dehydrogenase encodes MQGDIAVIGLAVMGQNLILNMNDRGFTVVAYNRTTSKVDEFLAREAAGTRVLGARSIEELVTQLKRPRRIMLMVKAGKPVDEFIELILPHLEAGDIVIDGGNSLFEDTNRRVRQLEARGLLYIGTGVSGGEEGARHGPSIMPGGSPAAWPHVQAIFQSIAAKVADGTPCCDWVGEGGSGHYVKMVHNGIEYGDMQLICEAFQIMKTGLGLSADEMHAVFREWNEGDLESYLIEITRDILAYRDDDGLPLVEKILDTAGQKGTGKWTVQNSADLGIPITLIAEAVYSRCVSALKDERVKAARKLKGPRPALPQARKPEARTQFVQDIRDALFASKIVSYAQGYMLMRAAAQEYGWKLNYGGIALMWRGGCIIRSRFLGRIKEAYDRNPKLSNLLLDDYFRGEIKRCQKGWRNVVSAATKRGIPVPAFSTALAFYDQYRSAVLPANLLQAQRDYFGAHTYERIDRPRGEFFHTNWTGRGGSTASGTYNA; translated from the coding sequence ATGCAAGGCGACATCGCAGTCATCGGCCTGGCCGTCATGGGCCAGAATCTCATCCTGAATATGAACGACCGCGGCTTCACCGTCGTGGCCTACAACCGTACCACCTCGAAAGTGGACGAGTTCCTGGCCCGCGAAGCCGCCGGCACCCGCGTCCTCGGCGCCCGCTCCATCGAAGAACTGGTCACCCAGCTCAAGCGACCCCGGCGCATCATGCTCATGGTCAAGGCCGGCAAACCGGTGGACGAATTCATCGAACTGATCCTGCCCCACCTCGAAGCCGGCGATATCGTCATCGATGGCGGCAACTCCCTCTTCGAAGACACCAATCGTCGCGTCAGGCAACTCGAAGCCCGTGGCCTTCTCTACATCGGGACCGGTGTCTCCGGCGGCGAGGAGGGCGCCCGCCACGGCCCCAGCATTATGCCCGGCGGCAGCCCCGCCGCATGGCCCCACGTCCAGGCCATCTTCCAGTCCATCGCCGCCAAGGTCGCCGATGGCACCCCCTGCTGCGACTGGGTCGGCGAGGGCGGCTCAGGACATTACGTCAAAATGGTCCACAATGGCATCGAGTACGGCGACATGCAGCTCATCTGCGAAGCCTTCCAGATCATGAAGACGGGCCTCGGCCTCTCCGCCGACGAGATGCACGCCGTCTTCCGCGAATGGAACGAAGGCGATCTCGAGAGTTACCTCATCGAAATCACCCGCGACATCCTCGCCTACCGCGACGACGACGGCTTGCCCTTGGTCGAGAAAATCCTCGATACCGCCGGCCAGAAGGGCACCGGCAAGTGGACTGTCCAGAATTCTGCCGACCTCGGCATCCCCATCACCCTCATCGCCGAAGCCGTCTATTCCCGCTGCGTCTCCGCCCTGAAGGACGAACGGGTCAAGGCAGCCCGCAAACTCAAGGGCCCTCGCCCCGCCCTGCCCCAGGCCCGAAAACCCGAGGCCCGAACCCAGTTCGTCCAGGATATCCGCGACGCCCTCTTCGCCTCCAAGATCGTCAGCTACGCCCAGGGCTACATGCTCATGCGGGCTGCAGCCCAGGAATACGGCTGGAAACTCAACTACGGCGGCATCGCCCTCATGTGGCGCGGCGGCTGCATCATCCGCTCCCGCTTCCTCGGCCGCATCAAGGAAGCCTACGACCGCAATCCGAAGCTTTCCAACCTCCTCCTCGACGACTACTTCCGCGGCGAAATCAAACGCTGCCAGAAAGGCTGGCGCAATGTCGTCTCCGCCGCCACCAAACGCGGCATCCCCGTCCCCGCCTTCTCCACCGCCCTCGCCTTCTACGACCAGTACCGCAGCGCGGTCCTCCCCGCCAACCTCCTCCAGGCCCAGCGCGACTACTTCGGCGCCCATACCTACGAACGCATCGACCGGCCCCGCGGCGAGTTCTTCCACACCAACTGGACCGGTCGCGGGGGCTCCACCGCCTCCGGCACCTACAACGCCTGA